In the Chryseobacterium sp. MYb264 genome, one interval contains:
- a CDS encoding MerR family transcriptional regulator, protein MKINLPDKLYYSIGEVAKAFNVNTSLIRYWEQEFPIIKPKKNKKGNRYFTPEDIKNLQIIYHLVKEKGYTLDGARIALTTNSKISETITLIDRLEFVKAELLKLKDSLTDTE, encoded by the coding sequence ATGAAGATAAATTTACCTGATAAATTATATTATTCTATAGGAGAAGTTGCCAAAGCATTCAATGTAAACACTTCATTAATAAGATATTGGGAACAAGAATTCCCGATCATTAAGCCTAAAAAAAATAAAAAAGGCAACCGGTATTTTACTCCCGAAGACATTAAGAATCTTCAAATAATTTATCATTTGGTAAAAGAAAAGGGCTATACACTGGATGGAGCCCGTATCGCATTGACTACCAACAGTAAAATATCTGAAACCATCACATTAATTGATCGCCTGGAATTTGTAAAAGCGGAATTGCT
- a CDS encoding SMP-30/gluconolactonase/LRE family protein encodes MKNILKTGYVGLVLVLLNCKSVNSSTMFYEDVKPEKVSDQFSFTEGPSSDKEGNVYFTDQPNDKIYYWDWKTNKIVQFLDKTGRANGTHFDKDDNLITCSDDNGEIWKISKDKKVQVLLKDFEGKRLNGPNDVWNDEFGGMYFTDPLYERDYWINFKQEIPNKSLYYRSKEGQISKLETFTQPNGIVGSEKFKKLYVSDIDAGKTYVYEILGEGKLSEKKLFCEMGSDGMTLDKHGNLYLTGKGVHVFNRDGKKIYHIPIEEEWTSNVTFGGKNNETLFITASKSVYTLPTKVKGVK; translated from the coding sequence ATGAAAAATATCTTGAAAACAGGCTATGTTGGTTTGGTTTTAGTATTACTCAACTGTAAATCAGTAAATAGCAGTACTATGTTTTATGAGGATGTAAAACCGGAAAAAGTTTCGGATCAGTTTAGTTTTACGGAAGGACCGTCTTCGGATAAAGAAGGGAATGTGTATTTCACCGATCAGCCGAATGATAAAATTTATTATTGGGACTGGAAAACAAATAAAATTGTTCAGTTTTTAGATAAAACGGGTCGCGCCAACGGAACACATTTCGATAAAGATGATAATTTAATTACCTGTTCAGACGATAACGGAGAAATCTGGAAGATCTCAAAAGATAAAAAAGTTCAGGTTTTATTGAAGGATTTTGAAGGCAAAAGACTGAATGGCCCAAATGATGTGTGGAATGACGAATTCGGAGGAATGTATTTCACAGATCCTTTATACGAAAGAGATTACTGGATTAATTTCAAGCAGGAAATTCCCAATAAAAGTTTATATTACAGAAGTAAGGAAGGGCAAATTTCAAAACTGGAAACTTTTACCCAGCCTAATGGAATCGTAGGAAGTGAAAAGTTTAAAAAATTATACGTTTCTGATATTGATGCAGGAAAAACTTACGTGTACGAGATTCTTGGCGAAGGAAAATTGTCTGAGAAGAAACTTTTCTGTGAAATGGGTTCAGATGGAATGACATTGGATAAGCACGGAAATTTATATTTAACAGGAAAAGGCGTTCATGTTTTTAACCGCGACGGAAAGAAAATTTATCACATTCCTATTGAAGAAGAATGGACTTCCAATGTAACCTTCGGAGGAAAAAATAATGAAACTTTATTCATCACAGCTTCAAAATCGGTGTATACTTTACCGACAAAAGTGAAGGGTGTGAAATAA
- a CDS encoding DEAD/DEAH box helicase, protein MELQSIFNKLQIQDMNQMQKSIYKASENNTDIVLLSPTGSGKTLGFLFPVLRNLKKEASGIQALILVPARELALQIEQVFKSMGTDFKVSVCYGGHDKKIEVNNLIEAPAILIGTPGRVVYHLRNNNFDPKTIQTLVLDEFDKALELGFHDDMEFISNSMKGLFQRILTSATAMEEIPAFTGLKNEKMIDFLKLGESKPDIQLRKVMTISEEKLDTLFHLICKIGNKRTLIFCNHREAVDRISELLREKGIDRETFHGGMEQDERERALLKFRNDSARILITTDLASRGLDVPEVESIVHYQLPYKEDAFIHRNGRTARMNAKGFAYLIMTAEENFPFIKNDTTEESVEGFNKVPGKTPFQTIYISAGKKDKVNKVDIVGYLLKKGDLQKEELGLIEVKDTTSYVAVARNRVNDVLKRLAHEKLKGKKVKMEVAY, encoded by the coding sequence AATTACAATCGATCTTCAATAAACTGCAGATTCAGGATATGAATCAGATGCAGAAATCTATATATAAAGCTTCTGAAAACAATACGGATATTGTGTTGCTCTCTCCTACCGGATCTGGGAAAACACTGGGTTTCCTGTTTCCTGTTCTTCGAAATCTGAAAAAAGAGGCTTCAGGAATTCAGGCATTGATTTTGGTTCCTGCAAGAGAACTGGCTTTGCAGATCGAGCAGGTTTTCAAATCGATGGGAACCGATTTTAAGGTTTCGGTATGTTATGGAGGTCACGATAAGAAGATTGAGGTCAATAATTTAATTGAAGCACCTGCGATTTTGATTGGAACGCCCGGAAGAGTGGTTTATCATTTAAGAAATAATAATTTCGACCCGAAAACGATTCAGACTTTAGTATTGGATGAGTTTGACAAAGCGTTGGAACTAGGCTTTCACGATGACATGGAATTTATTTCTAATTCAATGAAAGGTCTTTTTCAAAGAATTTTGACTTCGGCAACGGCAATGGAAGAAATTCCGGCTTTTACAGGGTTAAAAAATGAGAAAATGATTGACTTTCTGAAATTAGGTGAATCAAAACCTGATATTCAGTTGAGAAAAGTAATGACCATTTCTGAAGAAAAACTGGATACTTTGTTTCATTTGATCTGTAAAATCGGGAATAAAAGAACCTTGATTTTCTGTAATCACCGTGAAGCGGTAGACCGTATTTCTGAGCTTTTGCGTGAAAAAGGAATCGACCGTGAGACTTTCCACGGCGGAATGGAACAGGACGAAAGAGAACGCGCTTTACTGAAATTCAGAAATGATTCTGCGAGAATTTTAATCACGACTGATTTAGCATCAAGAGGTCTTGATGTTCCGGAAGTTGAATCTATTGTACATTATCAGTTGCCTTACAAAGAAGATGCTTTCATCCATAGAAACGGCCGTACGGCGAGGATGAATGCTAAAGGTTTCGCTTATTTAATTATGACTGCGGAAGAAAACTTTCCGTTTATAAAAAACGATACTACGGAGGAGAGTGTGGAAGGATTCAACAAAGTTCCGGGAAAAACACCTTTCCAGACCATTTATATCAGTGCCGGTAAAAAAGATAAGGTGAATAAAGTGGATATTGTAGGATATCTGCTTAAAAAAGGAGATCTTCAAAAAGAAGAACTTGGCCTGATAGAAGTAAAAGATACCACCTCTTATGTTGCGGTTGCCAGAAACCGGGTGAATGATGTCCTGAAAAGGCTCGCTCATGAAAAACTGAAAGGCAAGAAAGTAAAAATGGAGGTAGCTTATTAG
- the ccoG gene encoding cytochrome c oxidase accessory protein CcoG, translated as MSIPSDNFPAADIDYDDFRNSVGTMDQTGKRKWVFPRKPKGKYTNYRDYTSYFLLLLFFGLPFVKINHNPIFLFNVIDRRFFIFGQPFYLQDFFILALGAVTSVIFVMLFTVVFGRIFCGWLCPQTIFMENVFRKIEYWIEGDRNKQMKLERQEWNSEKIRKRVTKWMVFAFISVIITNFMFMYIVGYEDVLKIITEGPLDHSLKFLGMVGFAVTFYFVFAWLREQVCTLICPYGRLQGVLIDKQTINVYYDFKRGENRSKWRNNEDRKAAGKGDCIDCHQCVVVCPTGIDIRNGQQLECVNCTACIDACDDVMEKVGLPKGLIRYATEAEIENQEKFKFTSRMKVTAVFLTFLIGFLGFLMYDRGSMEAKFIKPAGSTFFVKDGKITNTFIYTFLNKTSEKKILTIKILSPKNGEINFFGSSKIVLKEDQILKGNINITFPEEEIKLSKQNLLIGVFDEKGKMVTSFETTFEGPFKLLL; from the coding sequence ATGAGTATACCATCCGACAATTTTCCTGCCGCTGACATAGATTATGATGATTTCAGAAATTCGGTAGGAACAATGGATCAAACCGGAAAGAGAAAATGGGTTTTTCCCAGAAAACCAAAAGGAAAATACACCAATTACAGAGATTACACCAGTTATTTCCTATTGCTTTTATTTTTCGGGTTGCCTTTTGTGAAAATCAATCACAATCCTATTTTCCTTTTCAATGTGATTGATCGTCGATTTTTCATTTTCGGGCAGCCGTTTTATCTGCAGGATTTTTTCATTTTGGCCCTTGGTGCCGTGACTTCCGTGATCTTTGTGATGCTTTTTACGGTAGTTTTTGGAAGAATTTTTTGCGGTTGGCTTTGTCCGCAAACTATTTTCATGGAAAATGTATTCAGAAAAATTGAATATTGGATCGAAGGCGACCGAAATAAACAGATGAAGCTGGAGAGACAGGAGTGGAATTCAGAAAAAATCAGAAAGAGAGTCACAAAATGGATGGTTTTTGCTTTCATATCAGTCATCATTACCAATTTCATGTTCATGTATATCGTAGGATATGAAGATGTGTTGAAAATTATTACCGAAGGCCCCCTTGACCATTCTTTAAAATTCCTTGGAATGGTAGGGTTCGCAGTTACTTTCTACTTTGTATTTGCATGGCTCCGTGAGCAGGTGTGTACCTTGATTTGTCCTTACGGAAGACTTCAGGGCGTACTGATTGATAAGCAGACCATTAATGTATATTACGATTTCAAAAGAGGGGAAAACCGTTCAAAATGGAGAAATAACGAAGACCGAAAAGCTGCAGGAAAAGGCGACTGCATCGATTGTCATCAATGTGTAGTAGTTTGCCCAACGGGAATTGACATCAGAAACGGACAACAGCTGGAATGTGTAAACTGTACCGCCTGCATTGATGCCTGTGACGATGTAATGGAAAAAGTAGGCCTTCCAAAAGGATTGATTCGATACGCCACAGAAGCGGAAATTGAAAATCAGGAGAAGTTCAAATTCACTTCGAGAATGAAAGTGACTGCTGTTTTTCTTACTTTCCTGATTGGGTTTTTAGGATTTCTGATGTACGACCGCGGTTCTATGGAGGCAAAATTCATTAAACCTGCCGGATCAACATTTTTTGTAAAAGATGGCAAGATCACCAATACTTTTATCTATACTTTCCTTAATAAAACCAGTGAGAAAAAAATCTTAACCATTAAAATTCTGAGTCCTAAAAATGGGGAAATTAATTTCTTCGGCTCCAGTAAAATTGTTTTAAAGGAAGATCAGATCCTGAAAGGAAACATCAATATTACCTTCCCCGAAGAAGAAATAAAATTATCCAAACAAAATCTGCTGATCGGTGTATTTGACGAAAAAGGAAAAATGGTAACTTCTTTTGAAACGACGTTTGAAGGACCTTTTAAGTTGCTACTGTGA
- a CDS encoding AraC family transcriptional regulator, producing the protein MDSISVLHIDLFQKGKNTSDFYFSTVQNHLIVGHRHLEKAHRHDFYATILFTKGSGVHEIDFQKYTVEPGSLFYMSPGQIHSWDLSHDIEGYLFFCLQDFYELHYVNQKLRNFPFFGSVNFPRKLQLNETELSENLNLFLELEKEYHGQDVMKNGLMLSLMSQIFIKSTRQFSRDFDNLASSASLSYFKHYQDFETLVEQHFTKEKSITFYASLMNISSKHLNRITQTVVQKTATDVITERVVLEAKRMLMYLDESLVEIAFRLGYEEYSYFVRVFRKTSGMTPTQFIKKYKA; encoded by the coding sequence TTGGATTCTATTTCGGTACTTCATATAGACTTGTTTCAGAAGGGAAAAAATACTTCTGATTTTTATTTCAGTACGGTTCAGAATCATTTGATCGTTGGTCATCGCCATCTCGAAAAAGCCCATCGACACGACTTTTACGCTACTATTTTATTTACAAAAGGAAGCGGAGTTCATGAAATCGATTTCCAAAAATATACGGTAGAACCCGGAAGTCTGTTTTATATGTCACCGGGGCAAATTCACAGTTGGGATCTATCTCATGATATTGAAGGCTATCTTTTCTTCTGTCTTCAGGATTTTTATGAACTGCATTATGTGAATCAGAAGCTCAGAAATTTTCCTTTTTTCGGATCAGTCAATTTCCCCAGAAAACTTCAGCTAAATGAAACTGAATTAAGCGAAAATCTAAATTTATTTTTAGAACTTGAAAAAGAATATCACGGTCAGGACGTGATGAAAAACGGACTGATGCTCTCATTGATGTCTCAGATTTTTATTAAATCTACCCGACAGTTTTCAAGAGATTTTGATAATCTGGCTTCGTCCGCGAGTCTTTCTTATTTTAAACATTATCAGGATTTTGAAACGTTGGTAGAGCAGCATTTTACCAAAGAGAAAAGCATTACATTTTATGCTTCATTAATGAATATCTCATCAAAACATTTGAACAGGATTACCCAAACCGTTGTTCAAAAGACCGCCACAGACGTCATCACAGAAAGGGTAGTGCTGGAGGCCAAAAGAATGTTGATGTATCTTGATGAAAGTCTGGTAGAAATCGCGTTCCGGCTGGGATATGAAGAATATTCTTATTTTGTGAGAGTATTCCGAAAGACTTCCGGAATGACTCCCACGCAATTTATTAAGAAATACAAGGCTTAA
- a CDS encoding reprolysin-like metallopeptidase, giving the protein MKHYLFILALACPFLGHSQWSRTELRSQKVKPSQEKLEFSGLYSLDTHQLAQQLKNASSRLANGKGITISLPNAEGNIEKFQVWEFSNMSPELQAKYPDIRSYVGSGIDHPEAYLRFSISPIGFSSMITRSGISEYIEPYTQDRSVYAVFDSKAKNGHSDEPFVCSTIDEAVKNVEKNTSKKAAGYNVFRLALSCTGEYGTYQLEAANIPSTATDAQKKAAVLAALNTSLTRLNGVFEKDLSLHFNLITNIESIIFYDASNDPYASGSPTAAQNGIASLVANEDYDMGHLLDKENANGAAGVGVICTTNQKARGWTAHNFPEGSKFDIDYVAHEMGHQLGAGHTYTYSTTQADQTVEPGSGSTIMAYTGIVGGNLDVQFNSNDYYHINSINQIKNKINSITCGVNTPFANPAPSISVGASYTIPHSTAFVIRGTTTDANSSAYTYAVEETDLANSAQIGANSYAFLTKASGPNFRSMPPVTTPARYFPDFRKVLAGVLTTRWESVSSVARNLNFNMSVRNNDPVAPQVGQASTIVTVDAANGPFQVTAPAFGQSSASGSSLTVTWNVANTTQAPVSTANVNIKLSTDGGNTFTTLAANTANDGTETVTIPANSNSANAYILVEAVGNIYYAVSPSFVIGYTSSGETCNTYNYTGTPVAITDGPGGSGISSPRVEAPLLVNNSGIVTKIKVTPNIAHTYVSDLAVGIESPNGSSALIWNRSCGTSAFSGITAAFSDTGNAVACTSPVQGETKSYEPLELFKGHPAQGTWKLFASDNYPNDTGTINSWSLEVCTRNTQVLGVKDLASNLGDDIKIYPNPSNGNFFIKSRNLPGEHKVTLFDASGRLIHSSSYQSESDTTQEFNLNVPKGVYIINVNSAKGNYSQKLIIK; this is encoded by the coding sequence ATGAAGCATTACTTATTTATTCTTGCATTGGCATGTCCTTTTTTAGGACATTCTCAGTGGTCGCGGACAGAGCTTAGATCTCAGAAAGTAAAACCATCTCAGGAAAAACTGGAATTTTCAGGATTGTATTCTTTGGATACTCATCAGTTGGCGCAGCAGCTGAAAAATGCGTCTTCCCGTTTGGCTAATGGAAAAGGAATCACTATTTCATTGCCCAATGCTGAAGGGAATATCGAAAAATTTCAGGTTTGGGAATTTTCCAATATGTCACCTGAACTTCAGGCCAAATATCCCGACATCAGATCGTATGTAGGCTCTGGAATTGATCATCCTGAGGCATATTTAAGATTCAGTATATCTCCCATTGGGTTTTCTTCGATGATTACCCGTTCCGGAATTTCGGAGTATATTGAACCTTATACTCAGGATAGAAGCGTGTATGCTGTTTTTGATTCTAAAGCTAAAAATGGTCATAGCGATGAGCCTTTTGTATGTTCTACAATCGACGAAGCAGTTAAAAATGTAGAAAAAAATACGAGCAAAAAAGCGGCAGGTTATAATGTTTTCAGATTAGCATTGTCATGTACTGGTGAATATGGTACTTATCAGCTGGAAGCGGCGAATATCCCTTCAACAGCAACAGATGCACAGAAAAAAGCGGCTGTTTTAGCAGCACTAAATACGAGTTTAACCCGCCTGAATGGTGTGTTTGAAAAAGACCTGTCTCTCCATTTCAATTTAATTACCAATATTGAATCAATCATTTTCTATGATGCTTCAAATGATCCATATGCTTCCGGAAGTCCGACAGCCGCACAAAATGGTATTGCATCACTTGTTGCGAATGAAGACTATGATATGGGGCATTTACTGGATAAAGAAAATGCAAATGGCGCAGCGGGAGTAGGGGTTATTTGTACCACGAATCAAAAAGCAAGAGGCTGGACGGCACATAATTTCCCTGAAGGAAGTAAGTTTGACATCGATTATGTGGCTCACGAAATGGGACATCAGCTTGGAGCAGGGCATACGTATACATATAGTACAACTCAGGCGGATCAAACGGTGGAGCCGGGTAGTGGAAGTACGATTATGGCATATACGGGTATTGTTGGTGGTAATTTAGATGTTCAGTTTAATTCTAATGATTATTACCATATCAACAGTATCAATCAGATTAAAAATAAAATTAACAGCATCACATGTGGTGTCAATACGCCATTTGCCAATCCGGCGCCGAGTATTTCTGTGGGGGCGAGTTATACGATTCCTCATTCTACGGCATTCGTGATCAGAGGAACTACCACAGACGCCAACTCTTCTGCTTACACGTATGCAGTTGAGGAAACAGACTTGGCAAATTCTGCCCAGATAGGAGCCAATTCATACGCGTTTTTAACGAAGGCATCGGGTCCGAATTTCAGATCTATGCCGCCTGTAACTACTCCTGCAAGATATTTTCCTGATTTCAGAAAAGTACTGGCAGGTGTTTTAACGACAAGATGGGAATCTGTTTCAAGCGTGGCAAGAAATCTTAATTTCAATATGTCGGTTAGAAATAATGATCCTGTGGCTCCACAGGTGGGGCAGGCTTCAACCATTGTTACCGTTGATGCAGCAAACGGACCTTTTCAGGTAACAGCACCTGCTTTTGGGCAGTCGTCAGCTTCCGGTTCTTCTTTGACAGTTACCTGGAATGTGGCAAACACGACACAGGCACCCGTCAGTACGGCCAATGTTAATATTAAGCTTTCTACGGATGGTGGAAATACCTTTACCACTTTAGCAGCCAATACCGCTAACGACGGAACAGAAACAGTGACTATTCCTGCGAATTCCAATTCGGCAAACGCTTATATTTTGGTAGAAGCCGTTGGTAATATTTACTATGCAGTAAGTCCGAGTTTTGTCATTGGATATACATCATCCGGAGAAACTTGTAATACTTATAACTACACAGGAACTCCTGTAGCGATTACCGATGGACCTGGTGGTTCAGGAATTTCTTCTCCGAGAGTGGAGGCTCCGCTTCTTGTCAATAATTCTGGAATTGTAACCAAAATTAAAGTAACTCCGAATATTGCCCATACTTATGTGAGCGATTTGGCAGTCGGTATCGAAAGCCCGAATGGTTCTTCTGCCTTAATCTGGAACAGAAGCTGTGGTACCAGTGCATTTTCCGGGATTACAGCAGCCTTTAGTGATACAGGAAATGCGGTGGCGTGTACATCTCCGGTTCAGGGAGAAACAAAATCTTACGAACCTTTAGAGCTGTTCAAAGGACATCCTGCGCAGGGTACATGGAAGCTTTTTGCCTCTGATAATTACCCTAATGATACAGGAACCATCAATTCATGGTCATTGGAGGTTTGTACAAGAAATACTCAGGTGTTGGGAGTGAAGGATCTGGCGTCAAATCTAGGGGATGATATTAAAATTTATCCAAACCCAAGTAACGGGAACTTCTTTATCAAATCCAGAAATTTACCGGGTGAACATAAGGTGACATTATTCGATGCAAGCGGCAGATTGATTCATTCTTCATCATACCAAAGTGAAAGTGATACCACGCAGGAATTTAATTTAAATGTTCCGAAAGGAGTTTACATCATCAATGTCAATTCAGCAAAAGGAAATTACAGTCAAAAATTAATCATTAAGTAA